Part of the Bradyrhizobium sp. AZCC 1721 genome, TGGACGGAAACGCTCGCTGCAGAGGGCGTGAAGATATCGCCGCTGCGGCCGGCCAATTCCGGCTTCACCGTCGCCTGGTCGGGCATTTTCCGCGACCGCTTTGAAGGCCAGCCGCTCAAGGGTGTGGCGCTGACCTTTGGAGCGCACACTCAGCGTGGCGAGGCTATCGTCACCCGCACCGGCATCGAGGGCGGCGCGATCTATGCGCTTTCGGCTGAGCTGCGCGAGGCCATTATGATTTCAGGGCAGGCGACCCTGCACATCGCGCTTCGGCCTGATCTTGAGCAAACAGAGCTGATCGCGCGGCTGTCGGAACCAAGGGGCAAGCAATCCCTGTCCAACTTCCTGCGCAAGGCCGTGGGTTTGTCGCCGGTTGCGATCGGCTTGCTGCAGGAAGCCGCCAAGGCATCCGGCGCTTCGCTGGCGTCGATGTCGCCGGCCGATCTAGCTCACCTCATCAATGCCGTCCCGATCGAACTCAACGGCATCGCGCCAATCGCGCGCGCGATCTCGACGGCGGGCGGAATAGTGTTCGACGAACTCGATGCTGATTTCATGATCCGCCGTTTGCCCGGCGTGTTCGTGGCCGGCGAAATGCTCGATTGGGAAGCCCCGACCGGCGGCTATCTCTTGCAGGCGTCGTTCGCGACGGGGGTGGCGGCAGGGAGAGGGGCGTTGACGTGGCTGGAGCGCAAAATCTAACCCCGTCATTGCGAGCGAAGCGAAGCAATCCATCTCGCCGCAAGCGGAGGAATGGATTGCTTCGTCGCTTTGCTCCTCGCAATGACGGCTGTGGCGTCGACGGCACTCCCTACCGCAACTTCCCCCTTGCCGCAACAGGCAGCGTGCCGATGATCTCGTCGCCGCGCACCATCACCACCTCGTCCATCATGTTGACGACGACGCAGACATGATTGGGTACGATCCGGACGACGTCGCCGACATTCGGCCGCGTGTTGCTGCGGGCCAGGTCGAGGAAGCCGTGCTCTTCCGCGAAGCGCGCGATCTTCGCCTCGGGGTGCTCAAGGATCAACCCGTAGCCGTCGAGACCGCCGCCGGGATCCGATGTCAGCGTCTTCGAGCCGGCGTCCAGAATGCCGCGGTCCGGTCCGGCGCGGCTCACGACTGTGGAATAGATGTTCAGCGCGCAATCGTCCCATTCGGCGACGCCAGCCGCGACCTGCATGCGGTCGTTGTAGATATAGGTGCCGGGCCGATGCTCGGTCGCGCCCTTCAGCTTGCCGAGATTTTTCAGATTGGGCGAGCCGCCGGTCGAAACCATCGTCGCATCGAGCCCATGCGCGCGGACGCCCGCCAGGGCCTCATCGAAAAACTTTTGTGCTTCCACCCAGCCGGTCTCGGTCGGGTACAGCATGAAGCCCGCAAATTGCAGGCCCTTCGAGCCCGCAATCTCGCGCGCCAGCGCAATAGCTTCCGCCGGCGTTTCGACGCCGGCGCGCTTGCGCCCCGTATCGCACTCGACCACGACTGACAGCGGTCGGCCCGAAGCTGCGGCGGCCTGCGGCAGGCCGGCGATCACGGTCGAATTGTCGGCAGCGACCGTCATGTTGGCCTTGGCCTGCAGCGCCGCGAGCCGGGCCATCTTCTCCTCGCCGATCAGATTGTAGCTGATCAGGATGTCGTCGATGCCTGCATCCGCCATCACTTCGGCCTCGCCGAGCTTCTGGCAGGTGATGCCCTTGGCGCCGGCCGAGACCTGCATCTGCGCGAGCAGCGGGCTCTTGTGGGTCTTGATATGCGGCCGGTTGGCGACGCCGGCGGTATCGCAGGCGACCTGGATGCGGGCGATATTGCGCTCGACGCGGTCCATGTCGATGACCGCACAGGGCGTGCCGTATTCGCGGGCGATTTTTGCGGCGAGGGGCGTTGTCATGCGGTCGATTCCAATTCGTTGTTGCCGTCATTGCGAGCGAAGCGAAGCAATCCATTTCTCCGCACACGAGGAAGGATGGATTGCTTCGTCGCTTCGCTCCTCGCAATGACGGAAGGATACCATGCGGCTTCTACGCTTGCTCAATCTCTTCCCGCAAAACTTCCAGCTCCAGCCACCGGTCTTCGGCGGCGGCCAGTTCTTCCTGCGCTTTTGCAATCGCCGATGACGCCGCATCGAATTTCCTGCGATCCTTGGCGTAGAGGTCGGGATCGTCAAGCAGCTTCTGCTGCTTTGCGATCTCGGCCTGCAATTTCGCGATCGTTTTCGGCAGCGTTTCCAGCGCGTGCTTTTCGTTGAAGTTCAGCCGGCGTTTGGGGGCGGCGGAAGGGGCGGTAGCTCTGGTCTCCTTCTTTTCCTCAATCGGCGCCGGTCCATTGACAGATTCCCGCGACAAATCCTCGCCGCGCTGCGCCAGCATGTCGGTGTAGCCGCCGGCATACTCGATCCAGCGGCCATTGCCTTCCGGCACGATCACCGACGTCACCACGCGATCGAGGAAGTCGCGGTCGTGGCTGATCAGGATCACCGTGCCCTCGTAATCGCCAAGCATCTCCTCGAGCACGTCGAGCGTTTCGAGATCGAGGTCGTTGGTCGGCTCGTCCAGTACCAAGAGGTTCGACGGCTTTGCCAGCGCTCGCGCCAACATCAGCCGGCCGCGCTCGCCGCCGGAAAGCACCTCCAGCGGCGTGCGCATTTGTTCTTGCGCGAAGAGAAAGTCCTTCATGTAGCTGACCACGTGTTTCGGCTTGCCGCCGACCATGACATGGTCGCCGCGGCCGCCGGTCAGCGCTTCCGCCAGCGTCGATTTCGGATCGAGGCTTTCGCGGTGCTGGTCCAGCGTCGCCATTTCGAGATTGGCGCCGAGTCGGATCGTGCCGCTATCGGGGGGATCGTTGCCGATCAAAAGATGAACGAGCGTGGTTTTGCCGGCGCCGTTCGGGCCGACGATGCCGATGCGGTCACCGCGCTGGACCCGAATTGAGAAGCCGTCGACGATCTTGCGGTCGCCATAGGCCTTGGCGATGTTCTTCGCCTCGATGACCAGCCGGCCAGATTTTTCAGCTTCGGCGGCCGCGAGGTTGGCATTGCCGGCAGTACCGCGATAATTGCGCCGCTGGTCGCGCAGCGCGTGCAGGTTACCGAGCCGCTTGACGTTGCGCTTGCGGCGGCCGGAGACGCCATAGCGCAGCCAGTGTTCCTCGTTGACGATCTTGCGGTCGAGCTTGTGCTGCTCGCGCTCTTCTTCCGCCAGCACCTCGTCGCGCCAGGCTTCGAATGCGGAGAAGCCGCGGTCGATCTGCCGGATCTGGCCGCGGTCGAGCCAGGCGGTCGAGCGCGACAGGTTGGAAAGGAACCGGCGATCGTGACTGATGAGGACAAGCGCGCAGCGGCGGCTTTCCAGTTCGCGTTCGAGCCATTCGATGGTGGGAAGGTCGAGATGGTTGGTCGGCTCGTCCAGCAGCAGGATATCGGGCGAGGGCGCCAGCACCCGCGCCAGCGCGGCGCGGCGGGCTTCGCCGCCCGAGATATGCGCGGGGTCTTCGTCGCCGGAGAGCCCGAGCTGCTCGACGAGATAGCGTGCCTGGTAGTGATCGTCGCCGGGGCCGAGGCCGGCCTCGACATAGGCCAGCGTGGTCTTGTGGTCGCCGAAATCAGGCTCCTGCGGCAGATAGCGGATGGTGGCGCCGGGCTGCACGAAGCGGCTGCCGCCGTCGGGCTCGACCAGTCCGGCGGCGATTTTCAGCAGCGTCGATTTGCCGGAGCCGTTGCGTCCGATCAGGCAGACGCGCTCGCCCGACGACACCGACAATTCCACGCCCGACAACAGCGGCGTGCCGCCAAACGTCAGCCTTATATCTTTCAACTGGATCAGCGGCGGCGCCATCGTTCAACCCTGGTTCGGCGCAGGCTGCTGCGCCTGCTGGCGCTGGATGCGGCGGATGGTCTGGTCGAGCGCCGACAGAAACGTCGAGCGGTCGCGCGGTGCAAAGGACCTTGGACCGCTGGTCACTTCGCCGGATGAGCGCAGGTCGGTCATCAGATTGCGCACCGCAAGCGTCATCCCGATCGATGCTTCCGTGAACGGCTTGCCGTTCGGCGCGATCACTTCGGCACCGGCCTTCACGCA contains:
- a CDS encoding TIGR03862 family flavoprotein encodes the protein MSSHSKSAAVIGAGPTGLMAAEVLAQGGASITVYDAMPSAGRKFLMAGRGGLNLTHSEPLPQFLARYREAMPHLKIAIEAFPPQALCDWSEALGQETFIGSSGRVFPKAFKASPLLRAWLRRLDSMGARLALRHRWTGWDEQGRLRFETPGGPLAVESCATVLALGGASWPRLGSDGTWTETLAAEGVKISPLRPANSGFTVAWSGIFRDRFEGQPLKGVALTFGAHTQRGEAIVTRTGIEGGAIYALSAELREAIMISGQATLHIALRPDLEQTELIARLSEPRGKQSLSNFLRKAVGLSPVAIGLLQEAAKASGASLASMSPADLAHLINAVPIELNGIAPIARAISTAGGIVFDELDADFMIRRLPGVFVAGEMLDWEAPTGGYLLQASFATGVAAGRGALTWLERKI
- a CDS encoding D-TA family PLP-dependent enzyme, with protein sequence MTTPLAAKIAREYGTPCAVIDMDRVERNIARIQVACDTAGVANRPHIKTHKSPLLAQMQVSAGAKGITCQKLGEAEVMADAGIDDILISYNLIGEEKMARLAALQAKANMTVAADNSTVIAGLPQAAAASGRPLSVVVECDTGRKRAGVETPAEAIALAREIAGSKGLQFAGFMLYPTETGWVEAQKFFDEALAGVRAHGLDATMVSTGGSPNLKNLGKLKGATEHRPGTYIYNDRMQVAAGVAEWDDCALNIYSTVVSRAGPDRGILDAGSKTLTSDPGGGLDGYGLILEHPEAKIARFAEEHGFLDLARSNTRPNVGDVVRIVPNHVCVVVNMMDEVVMVRGDEIIGTLPVAARGKLR
- a CDS encoding ABC-F family ATP-binding cassette domain-containing protein encodes the protein MAPPLIQLKDIRLTFGGTPLLSGVELSVSSGERVCLIGRNGSGKSTLLKIAAGLVEPDGGSRFVQPGATIRYLPQEPDFGDHKTTLAYVEAGLGPGDDHYQARYLVEQLGLSGDEDPAHISGGEARRAALARVLAPSPDILLLDEPTNHLDLPTIEWLERELESRRCALVLISHDRRFLSNLSRSTAWLDRGQIRQIDRGFSAFEAWRDEVLAEEEREQHKLDRKIVNEEHWLRYGVSGRRKRNVKRLGNLHALRDQRRNYRGTAGNANLAAAEAEKSGRLVIEAKNIAKAYGDRKIVDGFSIRVQRGDRIGIVGPNGAGKTTLVHLLIGNDPPDSGTIRLGANLEMATLDQHRESLDPKSTLAEALTGGRGDHVMVGGKPKHVVSYMKDFLFAQEQMRTPLEVLSGGERGRLMLARALAKPSNLLVLDEPTNDLDLETLDVLEEMLGDYEGTVILISHDRDFLDRVVTSVIVPEGNGRWIEYAGGYTDMLAQRGEDLSRESVNGPAPIEEKKETRATAPSAAPKRRLNFNEKHALETLPKTIAKLQAEIAKQQKLLDDPDLYAKDRRKFDAASSAIAKAQEELAAAEDRWLELEVLREEIEQA